The genomic region GAAGCGCTGGTTCGAGCCAGGGCATCACCGCTGCGGTCGCCCTCGGTCAGCTGGCGGCCAAGGGCGACGCGGAGGAGGTCGCGGGCGGTCCAGGCGGGTGCGCCGGGCTCGTGGCGCTCGTCGAGGCGAACCTGGATGGTGATGGTGTCGTCGTTGCCGATGTCGAGCGCGATGGCCTGCCAGGGGAGCGGAGCGACGATGTTGGGGCCGGGTTGGTGGAACACGGCGAAGCGGCCGACGTGGTCCTGGCGGGTGGCAATGATGTCCTTCGGGGGGATCTCGGGCATGGAAGTCTCGCATGTCGGGAACGCCGCGAGACGGCGCGGCGGGCCGGCCAGCACCGGACGATCCAGCGGGCTCGCCAATGACATGCGGGCGAAATTGGTAATGATTTCGACCAGAGAGTGGATGTGGTCAGCAGCGATGGCCCGTTCCCGCGTGGGCGGGGGAGCCGACGACCGCGCCGAACAAGCTGGCAACCGTGCAGGTCCATCCCCGCGTGAGCGGGGGAGCCATCGTCGCCCTGCTCGTCGCCGGCGTGATGCTGGGTCCATCCCCGCGTGGGCGGGGGAGCCTTGTGGACCTTGAGGGGACCGCAAGCATGACCGGGTCCATCCCCGCGTGGGCGGGGGAGCCCACCGGTCCCGAGACCGACTGCACTCCCGACAAGGTCCATCCCCGCGTGGGCGGGGGAGCCGATCGCCCGCAAGTCCATCCGCAATCGTCATAGGGTCCATCCCCGCGTGGGCGGGGGAGCCTCTGACCCACACCCTGCCGGGATGGCTGGATCGGGTCCATCCCCGCGTGGGCGGGGGAGCCCCCTCCGCCTGCCCATCCTCGTAAAGCGGGTCAGGTCCATCCCCGCGTGGGCGGGGGAGCCGCGTCCGGAACTTTGCAGCACGGGAGATGCAACGGTCCATCCCTGCGTGGGCGGGGGAGCCCCCGTGTCCTCGCGATAGAGGGTGGATGCCGTGGGTCCATCCCCGCGTGGGCGGGGGAGCCTGCATCGTCTCGTCTGGAATGGACTTGTATGGGGGTCCATCCCCGCGTGGGCGGGGGAGCCCTGGATTTCCACAGCACCGCCGCCGCCGTCCTGGGTCCATCCCCGCGTGGGCGGGGGAGCCCAGACATTATATCCGCCGCCGCCGAACGATTTGGGTCCATCCCCGCGTGGGCGGGGGAGCCGCGGTTGGGTCCAGTTTTCCACCGGTAACCCGGGGTCCATCCCCGCGTGGGCGGGGGAGCCGAACCACGCTGATAGTCCGATAGGGCCTGACGGGGTCCATCCCCGCGTGGGCGGGGGAGCCTCGTGATGCCTACTGATATCGATCCCAACACGGGGTCCATCCCCGCGTGGGCGGGGGAGCCCATGACCGCCGCCCTCGATGCGCTGTGGGCGCGGGTCCATCCCCGCGTGGGCGGGGGAGCCTTCATGCACGCGGAAACGAAAGTCTCGCATGCAGGTCCATCCCCGCGTGGGCGGGGGAGCCCGCCGGTCAGCGCCAGCGCGGCGCCGCTCGTCGGGTCCATCCCCGCGTGGGCGGGGGAGCCCACGCTCCGCGCACGATGGATACGTTGCCCACGGGTCCATCCCCGCGTGGGCGGGGGAGCCGTTGCGGCGGATGCCGGCGAGATACCGAAGAACGGTCCATCCCCGCGTGGGCGGGGGAGCCGAGTAGAAAATCGAGCCGACGCCATATGCAGTGGGTCCATCCCCGCGTGGGCGGGGGAGCCCTGTAATGGGCTGACCTTATAACCCTTATAACGGGTCCATCCCCGCGTGGGCGGGGGAGCCCCCGCGCGCCTGCCCCTCGTCCTCGTCCACCAGGGTCCATCCCCGCGTGGGCGGGGGAGCCGCTGCCCATTCTGTGGCGAGCTGTGCATTCATGGGTCCATCCCCGCGTGGGCGGGGGAGCCGATGATCTCTGCCGAGGTCAGCGGGGGAGGCGGGGTCCATCCCCGCGTGGGCGGGGGAGCCGCCGGTATCATCCTCCACCATCGCCATGAGGCGGGTCCATCCCCGCGTGGGCGGGGGAGCCCTTGCGCGTGGCTCCGCGCGATCTATTGACAGGGGTCCATCCCCGCGTGGGCGGGGGAGCCTTGCGCGGTGTGACGGATCACTTCCGTGAGCTGGGTCCATCCCCGCGTGGGCGGGGGAGCCCGCCGCTTCCGGCTGTCCGGGCACTGCGATCTGGGTCCATCCCCGCGTGGGCGGGGGAGCCGTGATTCCGAAGGGGCAGCCTAGTTTAAAGGCAGGTCCATCCCCGCGTGGGCGGGGGAGCCCCAGGCGGCCCCGACAATCATGCAAGCGGAGGGGGTCCATCCCCGCGTGGGCGGGGGAGCCTCGTCGAGGGAGCGGTACTCGACCTCGGTGTTGGGTCCATCCCCGCGTGGGCGGGGGAGCCCGGCGCATCCGGGCAGCAGGGAAACGATATCGGGGTCCATCCCCGCGTGGGCGGGGGAGCCTAATACGTTTATGCGCGCGGTGAAACGACATGGGGTCCATCCCCGCGTGGGCGGGGGAGCCGCTGCGCGCTCGGGAGTCGGGGCGCCTGGTGCGGGTCCATCCCCGCGTGGGCGGGGGAGCCAATGTCCGCGAGGGCATGGAGATCCTGATCGAGGGTCCATCCCCGCGTGGGCGGGGGAGCCCGCTGTGCCAGTGCTGGCGGGTGATGCGGCTGAGGTCCATCCCCGCGTGGGCGGGGGAGCCGCAACAACCGACCCCCTCACCTATGAGAGTCAAGGTCCATCCCCGCGTGGGCGGGGGAGCCGCCTCCGCCTGTCCAACTCCACGCCACGCGACGGGTCCATCCCCGCGTGGGCGGGGGAGCCCCGGGTATCTCTCGCCCCAGGTAGGGGCAGACAGGTCCATCCCCGCGTGGGCGGGGGAGCCGGAGCCGCGTCCACATAGCGGCGCGACTGCTCGGGTCCATCCCCGCGTGGGCGGGGGAGCCTGTTGTTGATGAAGCGTGGCGGATATTTGGTAAGGTCCATCCCCGCGTGGGCGGGGGAGCCTCCTTAGTGTGACGCCGGTCGTCAAGCAGCGGGGGTCCATCCCCGCGTGGGCGGGGGAGCCTCGGCCGCGTGCAGGCGTTCGCGGAGTGCCTGGGGTCCATCCCCGCGTGGGCGGGGGAGCCTATTTGCCCAAGTTGGGAATGGGCTTCGATCCGGGTCCATCCCCGCGTGGGCGGGGGAGCCACGGCACGATCCATCAACCTGCTGTCCGATGCGGGTCCATCCCCGCGTGGGCGGGGGAGCCGGCGGCTCGGTGTCGCCTTCGGCGGTCTGGTGCGGTCCATCCCCGCGTGGGCGGGGGAGCCCATGCCGAGGATGGATTCGCGGACCCAGACCGGGGTCCATCCCCGCGTGGGCGGGGGAGCCCGCCTGCTGCACGGCGGAGCGCGCCTGGTCCAGGGTCCATCCCCGCGTGGGCGGGGGAGCCCAGCACCTGGCGCGGCTGGAAGCGGACGCTCCGGGTCCATCCCCGCGTGGGCGGGGGAGCCGTGGGCAGCGCGGTGGACGTGGTGTCGCTGCCGGGTCCATCCCCGCGTGGGCGGGGGAGCCCAGCCACCTCTGCAGCAGTCAATTTCTGTCCAGGGTCCATCCCCGCGTGGGCGGGGGAGCCCAGGACGGCGGCGGCGGTGCTGTGGAAATCCAGGGTCCATCCCCGCGTGGGCGGGGGAGCCCCGTCAGGACATCTGACACGTCAGAAGGGCTGAGGTCCATCCCCGCGTGGGCGGGGGAGCCCGCGGTCGCTCGAAATCCAGGTCGGCAAGTCCAGGTCCATCCCCGCGTGGGCGGGGGAGCCGCAGGGCGCCTGTTGCCGCAGTCACTGGGGCGGGGTCCATCCCCGCGTGGGCGGGGGAGCCGGGCTTTCATGGTCCCTCCAGTCAGGAGATCGGGGTCCATCCCCGCGTGGGCGGGGGAGCCGCTTTCTCTGGAGCCAGTGACGCTCTGGGGAAGGGTCCATCCCCGCGTGGGCGGGGGAGCCCCAAGAGCGGCGCTTCTGGATGTCGCAGATCGGGTCCATCCCCGCGTGGGCGGGGGAGCCGCGGTGCGCGTGGTCTGCGTGCCCGGCGTCGAGGGTCCATCCCCGCGTGGGCGGGGGAGCCTGCGGAGCCACGACGAACAACCCTTCGTCGTGGGGTCCATCCCCGCGTGGGCGGGGGAGCCTGGCTGCGAGATCAACCCCGCGCTCTTTGCTCGGGTCCATCCCCGCGTGGGCGGGGGAGCCGCGAGCGCGGACCATGCAGACGGCGTGAGGACGGGTCCATCCCCGCGTGGGCGGGGGAGCCCGCACCGGCCCGGCCATGACGAAGCCACGAGCAGGTCCATCCCCGCGTGGGCGGGGGAGCCTCCTGGCTGGCGCGCAGGCGGGCACCTACAAGGGGTCCATCCCCGCGTGGGCGGGGGAGCCTGCACATTCAGCGGGCTGCTGACGCCCCTGCGGGGTCCATCCCCGCGTGGGCGGGGGAGCCGACAATGGCGGCAACGAATTTGCCTGATACAAGGGTCCATCCCCGCGTGGGCGGGGGAGCCTCTCTCGCGATCGACACCGGTATCACCGACGTGGGTCCATCCCCGCGTGGGCGGGGGAGCCCCGCTGCGGCGTGCGCACGGCGGGCGGCTGCGGGGTCCATCCCCGCGTGGGCGGGGGAGCCGGTCCGGTGTTCCATGGCGCGGGCCCGGCTGCGGGTCCATCCCCGCGTGGGCGGGGGAGCCCTGCCGCAGACGGCGCGACAGGTCATCGCCGCGGGTCCATCCCCGCGTGGGCGGGGGAGCCCGGCCAGGTCGATGACTGGTGCCGCGTCCATCAGGTCCATCCCCGCGTGGGCGGGGGAGCCATGCTGGCGGAACTCACGGTCCCGCAGAGCAACGGTCCATCCCCGCGTGGGCGGGGGAGCCATTCCAGCAACGACACCGGGATAACCTGGGTCAGGTCCATCCCCGCGTGGGCGGGGGAGCCGAAACCGCCACGCCGCTTCGGCAAAGCGCATCGGGTCCATCCCCGCGTGGGCGGGGGAGCCTCTCTACGCTAAGCTACAGACATTATTTACTTTGTCAATGAGCCAAGGTTGTCGTTGGGTGGGGCATTTTCGCGTTTTGCGAGTAGAAGGCCTTGATAGTCTCGCAGGTCCCGCGGCGGAAGCCCCAGACTCAGCAAACCCTGCCGACCGGGCGCTTTTGGGTCGCGCCATGTCATCACCGCACTGCCCTGTCGCATCTCACTGTGCCAGTCGCTCAGTACGTGCCATACCCGATCCCGAACGCCGTTGGTCATCGTTGGCGACGTGTATACGCCGGGGGCGATCTCGAGCATGACCGATGCCAAGAAACCTCTGAATCGATCCGGTACATCACGCGTTACGATCAGCGTCATCGGCATCGAATAGTTCCTTAATCCGATCGATCATGCGTGGGATGACCTGTTCGTCACGGAACATTCGTCCGGCGACGCCACGAAGTTCTCGTTCGAGATTGGTGTTCGGATCGCGCAGCGCTTTGCGCGCAACGCCAAAGGCGAGCGGCAGCGTGACGCTGTCACGGAACAAGTCGGCGATGTCGAGGACAAAGGCGTTCGCCGAATCCTCGTGGATGAAACCAAGCGGTGCCAGCGTCGCGGTCGCCGCCACGGCGATGAACGCCGCTGCTTCCACCGCTGTTGCCGCGTGATTGATCGCTTGGTTCGGCAAGTCTGCCGCTGAGGGATTGGCGCGATCATAGCGGCGGCCGTGCCAGGGAATATTGAACTTCTCCGCCTGGAGGCGATACGTCTCCTTCATCCGCGCTCCCTCGATGCCTCTCAGCACATCGAGGTCGCGGTGCGGCAGGATCTCACCGAGCCGCCATGCGTAGAGGCGTCGCGCGATGGCGATGCGGGCTCCATCGGCATCTGCCCAAACGCGCGCCTGGCGTCGCGCGAGACGGCTGTCATCCGGCCCGAGCGGCATTGCCGTGTAGGCACGCACACCATCGTCGCCTGAAGCGACGAGGCCAGTGCCATGTCGGGCCATCAGCCGAAGCGCATCGTGCGAGACCGTCGAGCCGGGCCCGAGCACGATCAACGACAGCATCTGGTAGGGAATGGCATAGTCCCCGGCATCCAGGTCCCCACCGCCGGCCGTGCGAAAGCGCAGGGTGCCGTCTTCCACAAAAAGATTGCCGCGCGCGAGCCAGATCAGCCCATGACGGTCTGCATGGGGAACCCGCGCAGTCTCAAGTCCAAGGCGCCCCTTCAGCATCGTCGCTCGGGGGGGTGCAGCAACAGCATGCCGAAGCCAAACGCACGGTGGCGGCCGACCCCACGAGCGATCAGCTTCGCGAACCCCTCCGGGTCGGCAACTTCCAACGTTCCAGCCATTTCAGCAACCGGCCGCGCGATCCGATGAACCGGGCGTTCCGACATTTCCGGTGTCGCCAATCCACGCCGGAACAGCAGAGTCCGCCGGACTGCGCACACCCGTGTCTGCAGCACCCGCACGGTGCCGTTCTGCTCCATCTGTTCGCGCAACCAGTCCTGATAGACCGTTGCACGGTCCACTTCTGGACGCGGGTCGCCGAGGCAGGGGCGTGGGGATTCCGCAGTACGTCCG from Rhodovastum atsumiense harbors:
- the cas2e gene encoding type I-E CRISPR-associated endoribonuclease Cas2e; its protein translation is MPMTLIVTRDVPDRFRGFLASVMLEIAPGVYTSPTMTNGVRDRVWHVLSDWHSEMRQGSAVMTWRDPKAPGRQGLLSLGLPPRDLRDYQGLLLAKRENAPPNDNLGSLTK
- the cas1e gene encoding type I-E CRISPR-associated endonuclease Cas1e, with protein sequence MLKGRLGLETARVPHADRHGLIWLARGNLFVEDGTLRFRTAGGGDLDAGDYAIPYQMLSLIVLGPGSTVSHDALRLMARHGTGLVASGDDGVRAYTAMPLGPDDSRLARRQARVWADADGARIAIARRLYAWRLGEILPHRDLDVLRGIEGARMKETYRLQAEKFNIPWHGRRYDRANPSAADLPNQAINHAATAVEAAAFIAVAATATLAPLGFIHEDSANAFVLDIADLFRDSVTLPLAFGVARKALRDPNTNLERELRGVAGRMFRDEQVIPRMIDRIKELFDADDADRNA